A region of the Andreesenia angusta genome:
GTTTGGTGTCATAAGATCATCTCTGTGCATTCTACCATCTCCTTTTTAAGTCGTTTCGACTGAAATCCTAATATAGATTCTCCTTTTAATATCTAAAGAAGCTGTACTGTCTTTATAATTCCATTTTTCAATTCAAACCCTCTGTTTTTAATGCACATCTGCCCCGCAAACTTTGCCTTGCCAGATATGCTCATACAGGCTTTAGAGTATCTCATTGAACCGCCTAGATCTATATCTTTCCATCTGGCTTTCCCTGTCCCTATTAAGGCAAAAGAGGTCTTTGGGCATAGCGTCACTAGAGAGTCATCGTCTAGAGTAACTTCGAACTCTTTCAGCAGAGGATAAGTAAACATATCCACCGTCTGCTCTAAGAGCTTAGGTCCTAAAATATTCAGTCCCCCGACTGAATCTCCGTAGCTTATGATTTTTATTCCCGACTTTTGGGCTTCTTCTACAAACCTCAGAATCTCATTCTTAAGCTTATTAAATACCTGCTCTGCCAATTCAGGACTTTTTCTGAAAGACCTAAACACCTGCCTTGGATCAGCCAGTACGTTCAGTATAGTAAATGGTCCAGATACATAGAGTATCACCTGTTCTCCCTCTCTTCGCAAAAAGTTTCCCGCCTTAAGCACCTCTGCAATACGCCCTCTCGAATAGTC
Encoded here:
- a CDS encoding uroporphyrinogen decarboxylase family protein yields the protein MNKIVDFKCSYDNSAGVNSEVAQRTGLKFPEAHREWESIARLSLELKKYEKSDFCELPFCHTLEGEAMGGIINLGDENIGPRAKDYLCSSMEEVLELPDIDYSRGRIAEVLKAGNFLRREGEQVILYVSGPFTILNVLADPRQVFRSFRKSPELAEQVFNKLKNEILRFVEEAQKSGIKIISYGDSVGGLNILGPKLLEQTVDMFTYPLLKEFEVTLDDDSLVTLCPKTSFALIGTGKARWKDIDLGGSMRYSKACMSISGKAKFAGQMCIKNRGFELKNGIIKTVQLL